In the Chloroflexota bacterium genome, GGATGCAGTATCGCCATACGCGGCTGTGACCGGCTGCCCGTTGAAGTGGGCGCGAATATTCTCTACTTTGTGTTCATAGGAATTGAGGGGCTTCTCAAAACCAGCCAATTTGTTATTTTGGAAGATTAACTGTGTCCCGATGGGGATCGCGTGGATGCGACGCGCAAAAGCTGCCACGATGGGTTGGTACGCGCTCGATACAATCGCGATTTCGTTTTTCCTTTCGTGGTGATTGCCAAGTTCAAGCGTTACCTGCTCTCGATGGTTGGGCCACATAACCTGATCCACAATCCATTCGCCCATCTGGTCAAACGCATCAGGGGTCATGCCGCGCAAAAGGTTGCTCTCTTCTTC is a window encoding:
- a CDS encoding HAD-IB family phosphatase, with translation MPIVVTDLEGTLSTGSSWKGLRTYFKANYDPKAYNRFFYSWIPRYLLVKAGVLSRRAVMAQWIEEESNLLRGMTPDAFDQMGEWIVDQVMWPNHREQVTLELGNHHERKNEIAIVSSAYQPIVAAFARRIHAIPIGTQLIFQNNKLAGFEKPLNSYEHKVENIRAHFNGQPVTAAYGDTASDIPMLQISADPVAVHPDSTLRRVAEREGWRILE